In one Oryza glaberrima chromosome 2, OglaRS2, whole genome shotgun sequence genomic region, the following are encoded:
- the LOC127761864 gene encoding uncharacterized protein LOC127761864 produces the protein MASYDDGTNLVDDEYDDLDDFIVDNDDDVVLGEEQQDEFEEEEEEQEEEEEEEEEPPVGQVEILTLREQLKADIRRKNQAQQGATAGRASCSSSVQPLAKDRFGSFFGPSRPSLARRVIEEGCSSIIKEKQNVPSNKSSVSSASKKQPIPSGQQQKPKFVKEEKRKVDALRQNRDYSCLFSDDADTPQATKEQPDNMPVLPMKSDVGDIASTSKLISQTDKVSKDSGLKGPSIQSRVGLVGKEPHPNTKRTIASSAKNGSSLPAMKKIQRVQPSSNGQKMQQTLQSKRPQAMLSQSHGQQSLQSRKPKPSLNGQNFRQKVSAPLAQKHLAPSSRPKPSSAVHNDHGKGKTRRLVKRKSKEDGCDEEEVDYKSIIRGMFNYNPAKFVGRDEDDRDMEANYASIQMEERRSARLARQEDDEELRRIMDEERREKQERKRKKLAQKAVVDASQD, from the exons ATGGCGAGCTACGACGACGGAACCAAT CTCGTGGACGATGAATACGATGACCTGGATGATTTCATCGTCGataacgacgacgacgtggtgtTAGGTGAGGAGCAGCAAGATGAatttgaggaggaggaagaagaacaagaggaagaggaagaggaagaagaggagcctCCGGTCGGGCAAGTGGAGATCCTTACCCTCAGGGAGCAATTGAAGGCGGACATCCGGAGAAAAAATCAGGCACAAcagggcgccaccgccggcaggGCTAGCTGCTCGTCGTCGGTGCAGCCTCTGGCCAAGGATAG ATTTGGTAGCTTCTTTGGGCCATCCAGACCTTCACTTGCTCGCAGAGTCATCGAGGAAGGCTGTTCATCAATAATCAAAGAAAAACAGAACGTACCATCCAAC AAAAGCAGTGTTTCTTCTGCTTCAAAAAAACAACCAATCCCAAGCGGGCAGCAGCAGAAACCGAAGTTTGTTAAAGAG GAGAAAAGAAAGGTCGATGCACTCCGTCAGAATCGGGATTATTCATGTCTGTTCTCGGATGATGCTGATACTCCACAGGCTACAAAGGAACAACCTGACAACATGCCTGTTTTGCCTATGAAATCTG ATGTTGGAGACATTGCATCAACCAGCAAACTTATAAGTCAGACCGACAAAGTATCAAAAGACAGCGGATTGAAGGGACCTTCCATTCAGAGTCGTGTAGGATTAGTCGGAAAGGAGCCTCATCCAAATACGAAGAGGACGATCGCTTCTTCTGCCAAAAATGGATCCAGCCTGCCTGCCATGAAGAAAATTCAGAGGGTACAGCCATCCTCAAATGGCCAGAAGATGCAGCAAACACTGCAGAGCAAGAGGCCTCAGGCAATGTTGTCACAAAGCCACGGGCAGCAGTCTCTGCAATCTCGGAAGCCTAAACCATCTCTCAATGGCCAGAATTTCAGGCAAAAGGTGTCAGCCCCATTAGCACAAAAACATTTGGCTCCTTCCTCAAGACCTAAG CCATCAAGTGCAGTTCACAACGATCACGGAAAGGGAAAGACAAGGCGTTTAGTCAAAAGGAAATCTAAGGAGGATGGATGTGATGAAGAGGAAGTTGACTATAAATCAATCATCAGAGGAATGTTCAA CTACAATCCTGCAAAATTCGTTGGTAGAGATGAAGATGACAGAGACATGGAAGCCAATTATGCCAGCATACAAATGGAAGAGAGAAGAAG TGCAAGACTTGCAAGAcaagaggacgacgaggagctccGCCGGATCATGGACGAAGAGAGGCGTGAGAagcaggagaggaagaggaaaaagCTAGCGCAAAAGGCAGTAGTAGATGCCAGCCAGGACTGA
- the LOC127764283 gene encoding uncharacterized protein LOC127764283 — MAELTTAADVAAAPPPPPGPTPPPEPVVTATVVAEQKVSPTAPPLDVPAPAPPPPKKRKVEEAGFHNSAYYKIRATVADLRVRFVQVYEATDFRNSDAAREILKEIKVVMELAKKMRHDLGATFEPAKPPEKPLAGVVKDGPVEPPPSAENNHAPQTEKMGETPSSEIAQGSCVTGGSPIGWNFLVWPGGEVVYYGRTKEVFRAGQAEN; from the exons ATGGCGGAGCTGACCACAGCCGctgatgtcgccgccgccccgccgcctccacctggGCCAACTCCACCACCGGAGCCCGTGGTCACGGCCACGGTCGTTGCCGAGCAGAAGGTCTCTCCTACTGCTCCTCCGCTCGATGTGCCGgcacccgcaccgccgccgccgaagaagcgtaaggtggaggaggcggggtTCCATAACTCCGCCTACTACAAGATCCGGGCCACCGTCGCCGACCTCCGTGTTCGTTTCGTGCAG GTTTACGAAGCTACTGATTTCCGAAACAGTGATGCTGCTCGTGAGATTCTGAAAG AGATCAAGGTAGTCATGGAGCTAGCCAAGAAAATGAGGCATGACCTCGGTGCCACTTTTGAACCTGCTAAGCCACCAGAGAAGCCTTTAGCTGGAGTTGTGAAGGATGGGCCAGTGGAACCACCTCCATCTGCAGAAAACAATCACGCTCCTCAGACAG AGAAGATGGGGGAAACACCAAGCAGTGAGATTGCGCAAGGGTCTTGTGTGACAGGTGGATCTCCTATCGGCTGGAATTTTCTTGTGTGGCCTGGGGGTGAGGTGGTTTACTACGGGCGGACAAAAGAAGTGTTTCGGGCGGGTCAAgctgaaaattaa